One Calditrichia bacterium DNA window includes the following coding sequences:
- a CDS encoding glycosyltransferase family 4 protein has translation MGNSSKKNVLLLRSGVGVFGAERVVLELAKGLMDTEYHPFVGVIQNQDPNSTELAKAAEREGVPAIVFECGGAFDVGTIRTIREFIADNQICLINPHGYKANFYGLAAAGVGKLPSLATIHPWTETEYSFRAKIYTFLDKTWLRLVDELVAVSENVQEILQKMLPQKQCTLISNGIDVQRFQQVTPEQRLQYRKQLGVAENDLLIGTIGRLVPEKGYQYFIESAAALSQELPNIKFAIIGDGELREDLVSQTRKKNISERMQFLGVRNDIPELIAAMDAYVLSSVSEGLPMVVLEAMAAGKPVIATSVGDVPKIIAHRKTGLLIESGDIAALTAAIRELAENPQIATLMGENARNFVEQYYSLAHMTSKYVERFDALISERMTDV, from the coding sequence TTGGGCAATTCTTCGAAAAAAAATGTGTTGTTGCTGCGCAGCGGTGTCGGTGTTTTTGGTGCGGAGCGCGTGGTGCTGGAACTGGCAAAAGGGTTGATGGACACGGAATATCACCCGTTTGTCGGCGTCATCCAAAATCAAGACCCGAATTCTACCGAACTGGCGAAAGCGGCAGAACGCGAGGGCGTGCCCGCAATTGTGTTCGAATGCGGCGGCGCGTTTGATGTCGGTACGATTCGAACCATTCGCGAATTTATTGCGGATAACCAAATTTGCCTGATCAATCCGCACGGATACAAAGCCAATTTTTACGGGCTGGCGGCAGCAGGTGTGGGCAAGTTGCCGAGCCTCGCCACTATCCATCCGTGGACCGAAACCGAGTACAGTTTTCGCGCAAAAATCTACACATTTTTGGATAAAACCTGGCTTCGTTTGGTGGATGAACTGGTTGCCGTTTCCGAAAATGTGCAGGAAATTCTCCAAAAAATGTTGCCGCAAAAACAATGTACGCTGATTTCCAACGGCATCGATGTTCAGCGATTTCAACAGGTTACGCCGGAGCAGCGATTGCAGTATCGCAAACAATTGGGTGTCGCGGAAAACGATTTGCTCATCGGCACGATCGGGCGACTGGTGCCGGAAAAAGGCTATCAATATTTTATCGAAAGTGCGGCGGCGCTGTCGCAGGAACTGCCAAATATTAAATTTGCGATAATCGGCGACGGTGAATTAAGGGAAGATTTGGTGTCCCAGACCCGGAAAAAAAATATCTCGGAACGAATGCAATTTTTGGGTGTCCGAAACGATATTCCGGAACTGATTGCCGCTATGGATGCGTATGTGTTGTCGTCTGTTTCGGAAGGGTTGCCGATGGTCGTTTTAGAGGCGATGGCTGCCGGAAAACCTGTTATCGCCACATCCGTTGGCGATGTCCCAAAAATAATCGCACATCGCAAAACCGGATTGCTGATCGAATCCGGCGATATTGCGGCATTGACCGCCGCGATTCGCGAATTGGCGGAAAATCCGCAAATCGCAACACTCATGGGCGAAAACGCCCGCAATTTTGTTGAACAATATTATTCGCTTGCTCATATGACATCGAAATATGTTGAACGGTTTGACGCGCTCATTAGCGAAAGGATGACAGATGTTTGA
- the asnB gene encoding asparagine synthase (glutamine-hydrolyzing) has translation MCGICGIYNKNSQPVDPDVLRRMNDAMTHRGPDDWGMEVAENIGLAMRRLSIIDLAGGHQPIHNEDKSIWVVLNGEIYNYGDLRTKLESLGHTFYTHSDTESIVHLYEEYGDDFVTHLRGMFGIAVWDRRRQRVVIARDRAGIKPIFYYQDDSRLLFGSEMKVLLQHPAVSRDIDYSALDAYFTNCFIPAPKTVFKNIHKLLPGHLLIVEKEQVFTKKYWELDYQIDEQMTFTESITEFRRQFTEAVKLRMIADVPLGAFLSGGIDSSAVVATMSELSDRPVKTFSIGFEGEVGAFDETEDARKVAKMFGADHQEFVVKPNVREIAQWMAEFYDEPFSNSSSIPNYYVCKVAREHVTVALSGLGGDEIAVGYPRHMGILMAQYYRQLPKILREKVLPAAVGALPDSGSGGRITERMKRFVKSGIGDMYSNYMGYMTYLDLPEKQLLYSPDFLAGANGFTGNSFRQYFEQYGDAHLVNRAAFTDLKIDLPENLLALTDRMSMAVSLEVRVPFLDHELLKFMASVPVAYKLKGFNTKTFLKKAFEGTLPNDVLYKKKQGFSIPLALWFRRELKDFVLEILSKERVERTGLLQYPAVQAMLNEHFSVKENHYRTIWSMIVFVLWHEANFNHSLA, from the coding sequence ATGTGCGGAATTTGTGGCATTTACAACAAGAATAGTCAGCCGGTCGATCCCGATGTATTGCGTAGAATGAACGACGCAATGACGCATCGCGGTCCCGATGATTGGGGCATGGAAGTTGCTGAAAATATTGGACTTGCCATGCGCCGCCTCAGCATTATCGATTTGGCTGGCGGACACCAGCCTATCCACAATGAAGATAAATCAATCTGGGTGGTGCTCAACGGCGAGATCTACAATTACGGCGATTTGCGCACAAAACTGGAATCCCTCGGTCACACATTTTATACTCATTCGGATACGGAGTCGATCGTCCATTTGTATGAGGAATACGGTGATGATTTTGTAACGCATTTGCGCGGCATGTTTGGCATTGCGGTTTGGGATAGACGCCGCCAGCGCGTGGTGATTGCCCGCGACCGTGCCGGCATCAAACCTATTTTTTATTATCAGGATGACAGTCGGCTGCTTTTCGGTTCGGAAATGAAAGTATTGCTGCAACATCCGGCTGTTTCGCGCGATATCGATTACAGCGCACTGGATGCATATTTCACCAATTGTTTCATTCCCGCGCCGAAAACGGTGTTCAAAAATATCCACAAATTGCTGCCGGGACATTTGTTGATCGTTGAAAAAGAGCAAGTTTTCACTAAAAAATATTGGGAGCTCGACTACCAGATTGACGAGCAAATGACCTTCACTGAGAGTATCACAGAATTTCGTCGCCAATTTACCGAAGCTGTAAAATTACGTATGATAGCCGACGTGCCGCTCGGTGCATTTCTCAGCGGCGGCATCGATTCCAGCGCGGTTGTCGCAACGATGAGCGAGCTGTCCGATCGTCCGGTGAAAACCTTCAGCATCGGGTTCGAGGGCGAAGTTGGCGCTTTTGATGAAACCGAAGACGCTCGAAAAGTAGCTAAAATGTTCGGTGCCGATCATCAGGAATTTGTGGTAAAACCCAATGTTCGCGAAATCGCCCAATGGATGGCGGAATTTTACGATGAACCGTTCAGCAATTCGTCATCGATTCCCAATTATTACGTCTGCAAAGTCGCTCGTGAGCATGTGACCGTTGCGCTCAGCGGGCTTGGCGGCGACGAAATTGCCGTTGGTTATCCTCGCCACATGGGCATTTTGATGGCGCAATATTATCGTCAATTGCCCAAAATTCTCCGCGAAAAAGTATTACCCGCGGCAGTCGGTGCGTTACCCGATTCCGGTAGCGGCGGTCGCATTACCGAACGAATGAAGCGATTCGTGAAATCTGGAATTGGAGATATGTATAGCAATTATATGGGATACATGACTTATCTCGATCTGCCGGAAAAACAGCTGCTCTATTCCCCGGATTTTCTGGCCGGCGCGAATGGTTTCACTGGAAACTCGTTCAGGCAGTATTTTGAGCAATATGGCGATGCGCATCTGGTTAACCGTGCCGCATTCACCGATCTCAAAATTGATTTGCCGGAAAACCTGTTGGCGCTCACCGACCGAATGAGTATGGCCGTTTCGCTGGAAGTTCGCGTGCCGTTTCTCGACCACGAATTGCTCAAATTTATGGCCAGTGTGCCCGTCGCCTACAAATTAAAAGGGTTTAACACCAAAACCTTTCTCAAAAAAGCATTTGAAGGCACGTTACCGAATGATGTGCTTTATAAGAAAAAACAAGGTTTTTCGATTCCGCTGGCGCTCTGGTTTCGGCGCGAATTGAAGGATTTTGTGCTGGAAATTTTATCGAAAGAACGGGTGGAACGCACTGGCTTGTTGCAATATCCGGCGGTGCAGGCAATGTTGAACGAGCATTTTTCGGTGAAGGAAAATCACTACCGCACTATTTGGTCGATGATCGTATTTGTGCTGTGGCACGAAGCCAATTTCAACCACAGCCTCGCGTGA
- a CDS encoding MOP flippase family protein, translated as MVENKGNSTVLGSIRWSIIGQALSRVMMIGVSIVLARLLAPEDFGLMAMAMVIIGFMETFYELGTGSAIIQKKEISQELLSSLFYINIFFGIFLAILFGSSGHFVAELYQDDRVAPILQVMGLVFFISSFGLVHHALMRRNLNFDRLTIIETITLVIDSVVAIVLAVMGWSVWALVYSLLANRLALTVLLFVSEKWRPGFQFSITEVKTVLSFTLNLTGSKIFNYFSRNSDKFIIGRFLGAASLGYYSLAFKLITYPIEFVQTALGRVLFPALARLEDNKSFRIMYLRACGAIALLVFPIMVGMGTLADPFINVVYDSKWEPSVIILIIMSPVGIVQSILSTVIHIYLVKGRTDQYFAWAFTSGAVIAVSFVCGLPWGLLGVTIAFSSAIMLLGALGFWMPFRLIELKMRDFLKVLSPYFLMSVAMAAAIFVCNYWLKSIGASQFWQLLAGTATGFLSYSILCLLAKPAALADLIRLMPTVVQKNPLFKSITDANIRSDVAVSANGKKNGDNLISIDETHPKKEFQNGVR; from the coding sequence ATGGTTGAAAATAAAGGAAATAGCACGGTTTTGGGCAGCATCCGGTGGAGCATCATCGGGCAGGCGCTTTCTCGTGTAATGATGATCGGTGTTTCGATTGTGCTGGCAAGATTGCTGGCACCGGAAGATTTTGGACTGATGGCAATGGCAATGGTGATCATCGGATTCATGGAAACATTTTACGAATTGGGCACCGGCAGCGCAATCATCCAAAAGAAGGAAATTTCTCAGGAACTGTTGAGCAGCCTTTTTTACATCAATATTTTTTTTGGTATTTTTTTGGCCATATTGTTTGGCTCAAGTGGGCATTTTGTTGCAGAATTATATCAGGATGATCGGGTTGCCCCAATTTTGCAGGTGATGGGGCTGGTGTTTTTCATCTCTTCATTTGGGTTGGTGCATCATGCACTGATGCGCCGGAATTTAAACTTCGACCGATTAACGATCATTGAAACGATAACGCTGGTTATCGATAGTGTCGTTGCCATTGTGCTGGCCGTGATGGGCTGGAGCGTTTGGGCGCTGGTTTATTCGTTGCTGGCAAACCGGCTGGCGTTAACGGTACTGCTGTTCGTTTCGGAAAAATGGCGTCCCGGTTTTCAGTTTTCAATCACAGAAGTGAAAACGGTGCTCAGTTTTACACTAAATCTCACCGGCTCAAAAATTTTCAACTACTTTTCGCGAAACTCGGATAAATTTATTATCGGGCGATTTTTGGGTGCCGCTTCACTCGGCTATTATTCGCTGGCATTCAAGTTGATCACATACCCCATTGAATTTGTGCAAACCGCGCTTGGGCGGGTATTGTTTCCCGCATTGGCGCGATTGGAAGATAATAAGTCGTTTAGAATTATGTATTTACGCGCCTGTGGCGCGATAGCATTATTGGTGTTTCCAATTATGGTTGGCATGGGAACACTGGCTGATCCGTTCATCAATGTCGTTTACGACAGCAAATGGGAACCTTCGGTTATCATTTTAATCATCATGTCGCCGGTGGGAATTGTGCAATCTATTCTCAGTACTGTCATTCATATTTATCTCGTAAAAGGTCGCACAGACCAGTATTTTGCATGGGCTTTTACATCCGGCGCGGTAATTGCTGTCAGTTTTGTCTGTGGGTTACCCTGGGGATTGCTCGGTGTAACAATTGCCTTCAGTTCAGCCATAATGTTGCTCGGCGCATTGGGATTCTGGATGCCATTCCGGCTGATCGAATTAAAAATGCGCGATTTTCTCAAAGTGCTGTCACCCTATTTTTTGATGTCCGTGGCAATGGCAGCCGCAATTTTTGTATGTAATTATTGGTTGAAAAGTATCGGTGCGAGTCAGTTTTGGCAGCTTTTGGCCGGAACAGCAACCGGCTTTCTGAGCTATTCAATACTGTGTTTGCTGGCGAAACCGGCGGCATTAGCGGATTTGATTCGATTGATGCCGACAGTTGTCCAAAAAAATCCGCTGTTCAAAAGCATCACCGATGCGAATATCCGAAGCGATGTTGCGGTTAGCGCAAATGGCAAAAAAAACGGCGACAATCTCATTTCAATAGATGAAACCCACCCGAAAAAGGAATTTCAAAACGGTGTTCGCTAA
- a CDS encoding VanZ family protein gives MITVFPFDFRLSEVAVKFDFGWRYFVTGTSPRLVSLIFDIIANVVVFIPFGALYAISFLDKCPEKRDRATQAARLGFAISLSVEMAQFFLPFRFPSIVDLLTNTTGAAIGGFIPVAVTNRLTGFGIRDFVSNRFSTARIAIWTAVGLLYFAGWIAVSVYWVNQVNFTNWDDNYTLSIGNEATENRLWRGDIRDLYIFDSAFSGETVRHFFRTREVYETPLIELDFRRLTVESLPSAGWQLRLPDSLQFTESGLRLNGGWLTGDAKMQNLMPSLRLSNAFTIVVRLDSMPLNQHGPARILSFAPDVYSCNFMLGQNFRYLCFRLRTPHSGNNGDNPIVWQSHFFEENQPIEIAVTFDGNHLSVFKNGELSASEMKFAPEAAFFRQFFQIQASRFSIFERLFYWMIFLPVGILFVPLLRWLLKNTHRPFVPLPIILMVPVTTFFIVMQQFAGLSIEWHNVIVSSSGWWCRILYSATQTAEKQNYLND, from the coding sequence GTGATAACCGTTTTTCCGTTCGATTTCCGGCTGTCGGAAGTGGCTGTAAAATTTGATTTTGGCTGGCGATATTTTGTCACCGGCACATCGCCCCGGCTGGTTTCGCTGATTTTTGATATTATTGCAAATGTTGTGGTTTTTATCCCGTTTGGCGCATTGTATGCGATTTCATTTTTGGATAAATGTCCGGAAAAAAGAGATCGCGCAACACAAGCTGCGCGATTAGGTTTTGCAATATCATTATCTGTGGAAATGGCGCAATTTTTTCTGCCGTTCCGTTTCCCGTCGATTGTCGATTTGCTGACCAACACCACCGGCGCTGCAATTGGTGGATTCATTCCGGTTGCAGTCACAAACCGGCTAACCGGATTCGGCATTCGCGATTTTGTTTCGAACCGGTTTTCAACTGCACGAATCGCAATTTGGACGGCAGTCGGATTGTTGTATTTCGCAGGTTGGATAGCGGTTTCGGTGTATTGGGTGAATCAGGTGAATTTCACAAATTGGGATGACAATTACACACTTTCAATCGGCAACGAAGCGACGGAAAATCGACTGTGGCGTGGCGATATTCGCGATTTGTATATTTTCGATTCGGCGTTTTCGGGCGAGACAGTGAGACATTTTTTTCGCACTCGCGAAGTGTATGAAACGCCGTTGATCGAACTGGATTTCCGGAGGTTGACTGTGGAATCGTTGCCATCGGCGGGCTGGCAACTGCGTTTGCCGGACAGTTTGCAATTCACCGAATCCGGTTTGCGGTTGAATGGCGGTTGGCTCACCGGTGATGCCAAAATGCAAAATTTGATGCCATCGCTACGGCTATCCAACGCATTTACAATCGTTGTGCGTTTGGACAGCATGCCGCTCAATCAGCACGGACCGGCACGAATTCTCTCTTTTGCGCCGGATGTCTATTCGTGTAACTTCATGCTGGGACAGAACTTCCGCTACCTTTGTTTCCGGTTGCGAACGCCACACAGCGGCAACAATGGCGATAACCCGATCGTCTGGCAATCGCATTTTTTTGAGGAAAATCAACCGATTGAAATCGCCGTAACGTTTGATGGCAACCATTTGTCTGTGTTCAAAAACGGAGAGTTGAGCGCCAGCGAGATGAAATTTGCGCCGGAAGCCGCGTTTTTTCGCCAATTTTTTCAAATTCAGGCCTCGCGTTTCAGCATTTTTGAACGACTCTTTTATTGGATGATTTTTTTACCAGTTGGAATTTTGTTTGTGCCATTATTGCGTTGGTTGCTAAAAAATACTCACCGGCCGTTTGTGCCGCTGCCGATAATATTGATGGTGCCGGTTACCACTTTTTTTATCGTGATGCAACAGTTTGCAGGATTATCGATTGAATGGCACAACGTAATTGTGAGCAGTTCTGGTTGGTGGTGTCGGATTCTTTATTCCGCCACTCAAACAGCTGAAAAACAAAATTATTTAAACGATTGA
- a CDS encoding VanZ family protein, translated as MLRLFKLLFVMLLITWFPFDFGWRGDDAFFSRFVRDFIFLSPSIPKNLVSDFLLNILFFLPLGAIAFRAQLFREKSLIFVILLGIGVSMLIEFGQMFLPDRFPSVLDVLANGIGCWVGAMLVQQNMLPEFRLPKALNRPMLPLVIGVIWFLAMTISSLWLVWQTDLQIWRSDVPLFIGSDAQGNWQWNGDISDLRLFATAIPPKDIGTDIRSDFSANVPKDWIDAVRQGNQFSLKMRIVPADTLQNGPVHIVSLAENYYRGNLIIGQHFSGLMVNLNTGTSQPGGSNPLLIAENVLQPGKPTQITVTFDSNMLRLFVDTEQRAALVFAPAAVVFANIRYVHSQNSGPLQWLFWAIVFVPVGITIALFFNSLNRQKKWLTQFGVMLIPAAIFWLILCSFSQFSIDWQEYAIATGLSVMGWLISKK; from the coding sequence ATGCTGCGTTTGTTCAAATTGCTTTTTGTGATGTTGCTGATCACCTGGTTTCCGTTCGATTTCGGGTGGCGTGGCGACGATGCATTTTTTTCGAGATTTGTGCGCGATTTCATTTTTTTATCCCCATCGATACCCAAAAATCTGGTATCGGATTTTTTGTTGAACATATTGTTTTTTTTACCTTTGGGAGCGATTGCATTTCGGGCGCAGTTGTTCCGTGAAAAAAGTTTGATCTTTGTCATTTTATTGGGAATCGGCGTTTCGATGTTGATCGAATTCGGGCAGATGTTTCTGCCGGACCGGTTTCCGTCTGTGCTGGATGTGCTGGCAAACGGTATCGGCTGCTGGGTCGGCGCAATGCTGGTTCAGCAAAATATGCTGCCGGAATTTCGACTTCCGAAAGCGCTGAATCGCCCAATGCTACCGCTCGTCATCGGCGTGATCTGGTTTTTGGCGATGACCATTTCGAGCCTGTGGCTCGTTTGGCAGACTGATCTGCAAATATGGCGCAGCGATGTGCCGTTGTTCATCGGCAGCGATGCGCAGGGCAACTGGCAATGGAACGGCGACATTTCAGATCTGCGACTGTTCGCCACAGCGATTCCGCCAAAGGACATCGGCACGGATATTCGCAGCGATTTTTCCGCCAATGTGCCAAAAGATTGGATCGACGCAGTGCGACAGGGGAACCAATTTTCGCTGAAAATGCGCATCGTTCCGGCGGATACGCTGCAAAACGGTCCGGTGCACATCGTTTCGCTGGCTGAAAATTATTATCGCGGTAACCTGATTATCGGGCAGCATTTTTCCGGATTGATGGTGAATTTGAACACCGGCACCAGTCAGCCGGGCGGTAGCAATCCGTTGCTCATTGCAGAAAACGTGTTGCAACCGGGAAAACCAACGCAAATTACTGTGACGTTCGATAGCAACATGCTCCGGCTTTTCGTCGATACTGAACAACGAGCTGCATTGGTTTTTGCACCGGCGGCGGTCGTTTTTGCGAATATTCGCTACGTGCATTCGCAAAATTCGGGGCCGTTGCAGTGGTTGTTTTGGGCGATTGTTTTTGTGCCGGTTGGCATCACTATCGCACTGTTTTTTAATAGCTTAAATCGTCAGAAAAAATGGTTGACCCAATTTGGTGTAATGTTAATTCCTGCCGCGATTTTCTGGCTGATTCTTTGTAGTTTCAGCCAATTTTCAATCGATTGGCAGGAATACGCCATCGCAACGGGGCTGTCCGTGATGGGTTGGTTAATCTCAAAAAAATGA
- a CDS encoding glycosyltransferase — translation MNNIEVTVICPIRNEEKFIGDCIESLVNQTFPLEKSEILIIDGMSDDRTRDIVESYSEKFPQVKLLDNPGRIVPMAMNIGIRAARGKYIVRIDGHAKADANFVQANVDALSAGKAECVGGPIISVNASETGKAIAAAMSSSFGVGNSRFRTTQDQECFVDTVAFPGFTRKLFEKVGLFDEELVRCQDDELNFRIRSHGGQILLTPTIKSWYYPRSSLKKLWRQYFGYGFWKIRVFQKHPGKMQLRHFIPATFVAGLLTLAIAGFAFWPAHALLGCILTLYFGGSLMAAFRIKASQPELPLWKLLVSFYILHFSYGFGFIKGLIQFLPNWFKKRAENPAVLLPAEPSSNR, via the coding sequence ATGAACAACATAGAAGTTACAGTAATCTGCCCGATCCGCAACGAAGAAAAATTCATCGGTGACTGTATCGAATCTCTGGTGAACCAGACATTCCCGCTGGAAAAAAGCGAAATTTTGATTATCGATGGCATGTCCGATGACCGTACCCGCGACATTGTGGAATCGTATTCTGAAAAATTTCCGCAGGTGAAATTATTGGACAATCCCGGGCGAATTGTGCCGATGGCGATGAACATCGGGATTCGCGCGGCGCGGGGAAAATACATCGTGCGGATCGACGGACACGCCAAAGCAGATGCCAATTTTGTCCAGGCGAATGTTGATGCGCTGTCTGCCGGAAAAGCGGAATGCGTTGGTGGACCGATCATCAGCGTGAACGCATCGGAGACCGGAAAAGCGATAGCTGCGGCAATGTCGTCGTCGTTTGGTGTCGGTAATTCGCGATTCCGCACCACACAGGATCAGGAATGTTTTGTGGATACTGTTGCATTTCCCGGGTTCACCCGCAAATTATTTGAGAAAGTCGGGCTGTTTGACGAAGAATTGGTGCGTTGCCAGGATGACGAATTGAACTTCCGGATACGAAGTCATGGCGGTCAAATTTTACTCACACCAACGATTAAGTCATGGTATTACCCGAGATCCAGCCTGAAAAAATTGTGGCGGCAATATTTTGGCTACGGTTTTTGGAAAATTCGGGTATTTCAGAAACATCCCGGTAAAATGCAATTGCGCCATTTTATTCCTGCAACGTTTGTCGCCGGATTGCTGACGTTGGCGATTGCCGGATTCGCATTTTGGCCAGCGCATGCGCTGCTCGGTTGTATTTTGACGCTGTATTTCGGCGGTTCGCTGATGGCCGCGTTTCGAATTAAAGCCAGCCAGCCGGAACTGCCGCTGTGGAAATTACTGGTTTCGTTTTACATTTTGCATTTCAGCTATGGCTTTGGCTTCATCAAAGGATTGATTCAGTTTTTGCCAAACTGGTTCAAAAAAAGAGCGGAAAATCCGGCGGTTTTGCTGCCGGCAGAACCTTCGTCGAATCGATAA
- a CDS encoding right-handed parallel beta-helix repeat-containing protein: protein MCNRLIKTIYLTIFCILAVVPAIAQNVYFISPDGSDAASGSIGSPWRSINFATQNTQPGDTIYMRGGNYVYDEVWIKPGWGGANGLYKTLAAYPGETPVMLSQLTVNCSYLRVEGLFFQLPKSIRVVDWDSPSLHVHLMNNHFTGPQPRYGAIEFRGSYGLIEGNTIEISGDNGESQDHGIYVMSGENNTIRKNTVSGTFGYGIHLYDELKSNDDPNVLKYIRNVVVEENIVKNSRKRSGMIVGRQHNVRVENVIIRKNIFAGNNHVGLLIRQVDGLIEIVNNTFYNNGLQALNLGEGSADPVVPSAKIINNIFYTTGNNCREHCDWFSEYLVDVSSGVGQIEVNRNLYLPLSDGIRGAEDVSPVSAEPMFANPANDNFSLKAESPAIDAGIQVGLPFNNIAPDLGAIEFSENDDDANAQNPHGFNLEQNHPNPFNLKTAINYQIFEPGKVKISIFDMSGQEITTLVNEPKNEGFYTAFWDGKNTNGDTLPSGIYFYQLKLAAETAAVSHSEKKMVLIK from the coding sequence ATGTGTAATCGGTTAATAAAAACAATCTATCTAACAATATTTTGCATTTTAGCGGTTGTTCCGGCAATCGCGCAAAATGTGTATTTTATCTCGCCGGACGGCTCGGATGCGGCGTCCGGATCAATTGGGTCGCCGTGGCGATCCATCAATTTTGCTACCCAAAACACCCAGCCGGGCGATACCATTTACATGCGCGGCGGCAACTATGTGTATGACGAAGTTTGGATCAAACCGGGCTGGGGTGGCGCCAACGGGCTTTACAAAACCTTGGCTGCCTATCCCGGCGAAACGCCGGTGATGCTCTCGCAACTTACGGTTAATTGCAGTTATTTGCGGGTGGAAGGTCTGTTTTTTCAATTGCCGAAATCGATTCGGGTGGTTGATTGGGATTCGCCAAGCCTGCATGTTCATTTAATGAACAACCATTTCACCGGACCGCAACCGCGATATGGTGCTATTGAATTTCGCGGCAGCTACGGACTGATTGAGGGCAACACCATCGAAATTAGCGGCGACAATGGCGAATCGCAGGATCATGGAATTTACGTTATGTCCGGTGAAAACAATACGATACGCAAAAATACGGTTTCCGGTACCTTCGGTTACGGCATTCACCTTTACGATGAGTTGAAATCCAACGATGATCCGAACGTCCTCAAATATATCCGCAATGTGGTGGTCGAGGAAAATATTGTAAAAAATTCCCGCAAACGATCGGGAATGATTGTCGGGCGGCAACACAATGTCCGGGTGGAAAACGTAATTATCCGAAAAAATATTTTTGCCGGAAACAATCACGTTGGGTTGCTGATCCGACAGGTTGACGGCCTCATTGAAATTGTCAATAACACTTTTTATAACAATGGTTTACAGGCGTTGAATTTAGGTGAAGGAAGTGCCGATCCGGTTGTGCCTTCTGCCAAAATTATCAACAATATTTTTTACACAACCGGCAATAATTGCCGGGAACATTGCGATTGGTTTTCGGAATATTTGGTGGATGTGAGCAGCGGCGTCGGGCAAATTGAAGTAAATCGCAATTTGTATTTGCCGCTGTCCGATGGCATTCGTGGTGCGGAAGATGTCAGCCCGGTTTCCGCGGAGCCAATGTTCGCCAATCCGGCGAACGACAATTTCTCGCTGAAAGCGGAATCTCCCGCAATTGATGCCGGTATTCAGGTTGGGCTGCCATTTAACAACATTGCACCGGATCTTGGCGCCATCGAATTTTCCGAAAATGATGACGACGCCAATGCCCAAAATCCGCACGGATTCAATTTGGAGCAAAATCATCCCAATCCCTTTAATTTGAAAACGGCGATTAATTATCAAATTTTTGAACCGGGAAAAGTGAAAATTTCCATTTTCGATATGTCCGGGCAGGAGATTACCACGCTGGTAAACGAACCCAAAAACGAAGGTTTTTACACCGCATTTTGGGATGGAAAAAATACCAACGGGGATACGCTGCCGAGTGGTATCTACTTTTATCAATTGAAGTTAGCTGCGGAAACCGCCGCAGTTTCCCACTCGGAAAAGAAAATGGTGTTGATTAAATAA